In a single window of the Acinetobacter tibetensis genome:
- the yidD gene encoding membrane protein insertion efficiency factor YidD, with product MVRVLHWFIRFYQIAISPMLGPRCRYLPTCSQYSLEAIHTHGAVRGVWLAANRICRCHPWGGSGYDPVPAKAIRFISFQQIDSQMHLVAVPFRGCLWNQNHSNFLG from the coding sequence ATGGTACGTGTGCTGCATTGGTTTATTCGATTCTATCAGATCGCAATTAGTCCTATGTTAGGACCACGTTGTCGGTATCTACCTACATGTTCTCAATATTCATTGGAAGCAATCCATACACATGGAGCTGTACGGGGTGTTTGGTTGGCTGCAAATCGTATTTGTCGATGTCATCCATGGGGCGGCTCGGGCTATGATCCTGTTCCTGCAAAAGCAATTCGTTTTATTTCATTTCAGCAAATCGATTCTCAAATGCATCTCGTTGCTGTACCCTTTCGTGGATGTTTATGGAATCAAAATCACTCTAACTTTTTGGGGTAA